Genomic DNA from Vibrio sp. SNU_ST1:
ATTTAAGGAGTAAAAACGTGGGATTCTTTTCTAGATTATTTAGTGGCAAAGAAAAAACCGAACAAAAAGTAGAAATTGAGCCTGTCGAATATAAAGGTTTCAATATCTATCAAGATGCCATTGCAGAATCTGGTCAATACCGTGTAGCAGGGCGAATCGAGAAAGAATTCGATGGTGAAATCAAAACTCATCGTTTTATTCGTTCTGATGTTGTTTCAAACAAACAAGACGCCGATGAATTGATGCTTAAAAAATCGCAGATGTTCATCGACCAAATGGGCGATAGCATTTTTAGCTAACCAAATAGGGTTAGAATTGATGTTGGTCATAATTTAGAGAGCTTTCAGTCTATATGCTGAAAGCTCTTTTTAGTTTTAGGGTTTAAGAACAGCTAGTAGGTTGTTATTTAAAGGATTATTTCAAAGTGGTTTGACCTCTCAGTTCGAGAGGGGCGTGATTTCTTCAAATAAAACGCTCAAATTCCGTCCAAATAGTTATAAGTAATAACTTTTCCTGTTCTTTAAACAAAACGCTTGAAGTATTTGTTGTCGTTAGATACAAACGAATAAGTCATTGTGCCGATAGTCAAAGAATAGCTATGCAAGTTGGTGTGCCCAAGCGCATTTAGTCATCCTTTGATTATTTTTTGGTAAGGATTGTATTCACAAATTGATACACAAGGAGTTTAATTTGTTGATAGGTGTACCAAGAGAAACACTCGCAGGTGAAACGCGAGTAGCTGCTTCGCCGAAATCGGTAGAACAGCTTCTAAAATTAGGATTTGAAGTTTGTGTTGAATCACAAGCAGGTGCGTTAGCAAGTTTTGAAGATGCAGCTTATGAACAAGCTGGAGCAAAAGTTGTCACCGCAGATGAAGCTTGGAAATCCGATATTATTTTTAAAGTTAACGCTCCGATCGTTGATGAAACTAAAAATGAAATCGATTTACTTAAAGATGGCGCAACATTAGTCAGCTTTATTTGGCCAGCTCAAAATCCAGAATTAATGGAACAATTGTCCACGCGTAACATCAACGTGATGGCGATGGATTCTGTACCACGTATTTCAAGAGCTCAAGCGTTAGATGCATTGAGTTCTATGGCTAACATCGCGGGTTATCGTGCTGTTGTTGAAGCGGCGCATGAGTTTGGTCGATTCTTCACAGGTCAAATTACGGCGGCAGGCAAAGTTCCACCAGCGAAGGTACTGGTTGCTGGTGCGGGTGTTGCTGGCCTAGCAGCAATTGGCGCTGCGGGTAGTTTGGGTGCGATCGTTCGTTCGTTCGATGTTCGTCCTGAAGTAAAAGAGCAAGTCGAGTCTATGGGCGCTGAATTCTTGGAAGTGGATTTCAAGGAAGATACCAGCGCGGGCGACGGCTACGCAAAAGAGATGTCTGAAGCATTCAATAAGAAAGCTGAAGAACTTTATGCAGCTCAAGCTAAAGATGTCGATATCATCATTACTACGGCGCTGATTCCTGGTCGTCCGGCACCTAAGCTGATTACCAAAGAGATGGTAGACAGCATGAGTGCAGGTAGCGTGATTGTTGACCTTGCGGCAGCCAATGGCGGCAACTGTGAATATACCGTCGCGGATCAAGTCATTACAACTGCTAACGGCGTGAAAGTGGTAGGTTACACAGATATGGTTGGTCGACTACCGACTCAATCATCTCAACTGTATGCAACGAACCTAGTTAACTTACTTAAACTGCTTTGCAAAGAGAAAGATGGCAACATCAATATTGACTTTGAAGATGTCGTGCTACGCGGTGTTACTGTGGTTAAAGAGGGGGAAGTCACTTGGCCAGCTCCGCCAATTAAAGTTTCAGCTCAACCACAACAAGCTAAGCCAAAAGCGGCCAAACCAGAGCCTAAAGTTGAAGAGCCGGTTTCTCCAATTAAGAAAGTGGCGGGTATGGCGGTTGCTGTTGGTGCATTCGCTTGGGTAGCGTCGGTTGCTCCTGCTGCGTTCTTATCTCACTTTACCGTTTTTGTACTCGCTTGTGTGGTGGGTTATTACGTCGTTTGGAATGTAAGTCATTCTCTGCATACGCCGTTGATGTCGGTAACTAACGCGATTTCAGGAATCATTGTAGTCGGTGCACTGTTACAGATAGGACAAGGAAGTGGCGTTGTCACGTTCTTATCATTTATTGCCGTATTAATTGCAAGTATCAATATCTTTGGTGGCTTTACCGTGACCAAACGTATGCTTGAAATGTTCCGTAAAGACTAAGGAGTGACAGATGTCTGAAGGATTAGTACAAGCAGCCTATATTGTTGCTGCTGTATTCTTTATTATGAGCTTGGCTGGGTTATCGAAACAGGAATCTGCTCGTGCAGGTAACTATTACGGTATCACGGGTATGGCAATCGCGTTGATCGCGACGATCTTTGGCCCACATTCTGCAGGTATTGTATGGATCATCATTGCTATGGTGATCGGTGGTGGTATTGGTATCCACTATGCAAGAAAAGTAGAAATGACTGAAATGCCTGAGCTGGTGGCAATTCTGCACAGCTTCGTAGGTATGGCAGCAGTACTTGTAGGTTACAACAGTTACATTGATCCACCTGCTGCTGTTTCTATCAACCCAGCAGATATTCATGCTGAACATGTTATCCACCTAGTGGAAGTGTTCCTTGGCGTGTTTATCGGTGCGGTGACGTTCACGGGTTCTATTGTTGCGTTTGGTAAGCTTCGCGGCGTTATCTCTTCGTCTGCATTGAACATCCCTCATAAGCATAAGTGGAACCTAGCGGCGATCGTAGTTTCTACACTACTGATGATCATGTTCGTTAAAGCGGACGGCAGCATGTTCGCGCTAATGGTGATGACTCTTATCGCATTCGCATTCGGTTACCACCTAGTGGCATCGATTGGTGGCGCAGATATGCCAGTGGTTGTCTCTATGCTGAACTCGTATTCTGGTTGGGCAGCAGCAGCGGCAGGTTTCATGCTTGCGAACGATCTGCTTATCGTAACAGGTGCATTGGTTGGTTCGTCAGGTGCGATTCTTTCTTACATCATGTGTAAGGCGATGAATCGCTCTTTCATCAGCGTTATTGCTGGTGGATTCGGCCAAGACGTGGTTGTGTCTGATGGTGATGAAGAGCAAGGTGAACACCGCGAAACATCAGCTGAAGACGTGGCTGACATGCTGAAAAATTCAAAGTCAGTCATCATCACTCCTGGGTACGGCATGGCAGTAGCTCAAGCTCAATACCCAGTGCATGAAATCACTGAGAAGCTACGAGCGCAGGGCATCAATGTTCGATTTGGTATCCACCCAGTTGCTGGTAGGTTACCGGGTCACATGAATGTGTTACTTGCTGAAGCAAAAGTACCTTACGATATCGTTCTTGAAATGGACGAACTCAACGATGACTTCAATGAGACAGATACTGTTTTGGTTATCGGTGCAAACGACACAGTGAACCCTGCAGCACTTGAAGATCCAAATAGCCCAATCGCTGGCATGCCAGTACTTGAAGTTTGGAATGCTCAAAACGTTATCGTATTCAAACGTTCGATGAACACAGGTTATGCAGGTGTGCAAAACCCATTGTTCTTCAAAGAAAATACGCAGATGTTGTTTGGTGATGCGAAACAGAGCTGTCTCGGCATTCTAGAGCATCTATAGGAAAAACTTTTTAAGTATTTTCTAAGCAAAAGCATTAGGCAATAACTAAACAAGGAGCTCATTAGAGCTCCTTTTTTTGTTCATCTGAAAGTCGCTGTATCTTAAAGCAATAATCTATGACCCATAAGCAACAATCTATGACACACAAGTAATAAGCACAGTCCGATAAACGGACGTAAAACTCATTCGAATGAAGTTATGACTACTCAAACGATTAGCGAGTACAGCTGTGCAACATAGCCCTAATATGATCGAATTTGTCGCTATAACTCGTCATTAGCACGGTTTTTCATGCGGTTATAAATTTATCTTTGATAACGAATGGTATATATTTGATTGATCTATCTGAATTTGCGTTGGTTTGTGATCATCAAAAGAACATTTACTCTGCTTATCGCTACATTATCAGTTTCAGTGAACGCGTTTGCTGACTCTTTACCTGAGCGTATCGATAACTTCACTAAACTTTTTGATCATGAAATGGCAATTGAATCTTATGATATTCGACTGCTTCAGGCTGATTACCCGACTCGCTTGATCATGCCGTCTTCTATGCTGCCGCAAACTGCTGAATACCCACTAAAAGACATCCAACGCTTATACCGATTATCAAAAACATGCAGCGGAAAGTTGCCTTTAAGCCCTCTAATAACAGAGCCTTTGGTCTTTACTCGTGCAATGTGTAAAGGAACTAAACTTTCTGATCGTTGGTTTACTCGAAGTGGTTTGATTCATCCCGGTGGCGGTTCATATGCCGCACGCTACGTTGAGTTATACCCAGAGAAATTTGACTCGTTGAAGCGCTACATGCACATTCAAGAGCGACCGAACACTGAACACGACGAACTACTGTCTCGTCTACAGAAGATGGACAACGAAGCCATAACAGCTTTGCTAGCGGGTGCGAGTATGTTTGTTGAGCTTGATGAAATGTGGGTCAAGCGCGGTGATAGATATTACCTGTATAAAGAATCAGTTTGGAACGAAAACGCTACGCTCGCGGGTTTAGCTTTTAGTTTGTCCTCAGAAGGCAACAGCTGTTTTGTCCAACGCGGCAATGTATGTTGGGAAATAGAAGATCATTCAGAACTTCTGCAGATCGCCATGTTTATTTTGGTGATTGCCAATATCCTACTCGTGTTGGGGTGGGCGGTTTACCGTTGGAACAGTAAAAAACAAGAGATGAAGAGCCGCATGCTGGTTCTTCAAATTCTAACGCATGAATTAAGAACACCGATTGCGAGTTTGTCATTGACGGTTGAAGGGTTTAGGCGAGAGTTCGAACACTTGCCAGAATCGGTATATGATGAATTTCGTAGGTTGTGTGAAGATACACGCCGTTTAAGGCAGT
This window encodes:
- a CDS encoding HlyU family transcriptional regulator, which codes for MGFFSRLFSGKEKTEQKVEIEPVEYKGFNIYQDAIAESGQYRVAGRIEKEFDGEIKTHRFIRSDVVSNKQDADELMLKKSQMFIDQMGDSIFS
- the pntA gene encoding Re/Si-specific NAD(P)(+) transhydrogenase subunit alpha, translated to MLIGVPRETLAGETRVAASPKSVEQLLKLGFEVCVESQAGALASFEDAAYEQAGAKVVTADEAWKSDIIFKVNAPIVDETKNEIDLLKDGATLVSFIWPAQNPELMEQLSTRNINVMAMDSVPRISRAQALDALSSMANIAGYRAVVEAAHEFGRFFTGQITAAGKVPPAKVLVAGAGVAGLAAIGAAGSLGAIVRSFDVRPEVKEQVESMGAEFLEVDFKEDTSAGDGYAKEMSEAFNKKAEELYAAQAKDVDIIITTALIPGRPAPKLITKEMVDSMSAGSVIVDLAAANGGNCEYTVADQVITTANGVKVVGYTDMVGRLPTQSSQLYATNLVNLLKLLCKEKDGNINIDFEDVVLRGVTVVKEGEVTWPAPPIKVSAQPQQAKPKAAKPEPKVEEPVSPIKKVAGMAVAVGAFAWVASVAPAAFLSHFTVFVLACVVGYYVVWNVSHSLHTPLMSVTNAISGIIVVGALLQIGQGSGVVTFLSFIAVLIASINIFGGFTVTKRMLEMFRKD
- the pntB gene encoding Re/Si-specific NAD(P)(+) transhydrogenase subunit beta — translated: MSEGLVQAAYIVAAVFFIMSLAGLSKQESARAGNYYGITGMAIALIATIFGPHSAGIVWIIIAMVIGGGIGIHYARKVEMTEMPELVAILHSFVGMAAVLVGYNSYIDPPAAVSINPADIHAEHVIHLVEVFLGVFIGAVTFTGSIVAFGKLRGVISSSALNIPHKHKWNLAAIVVSTLLMIMFVKADGSMFALMVMTLIAFAFGYHLVASIGGADMPVVVSMLNSYSGWAAAAAGFMLANDLLIVTGALVGSSGAILSYIMCKAMNRSFISVIAGGFGQDVVVSDGDEEQGEHRETSAEDVADMLKNSKSVIITPGYGMAVAQAQYPVHEITEKLRAQGINVRFGIHPVAGRLPGHMNVLLAEAKVPYDIVLEMDELNDDFNETDTVLVIGANDTVNPAALEDPNSPIAGMPVLEVWNAQNVIVFKRSMNTGYAGVQNPLFFKENTQMLFGDAKQSCLGILEHL
- the vxrA gene encoding sensor histidine kinase VxrA; its protein translation is MNLRWFVIIKRTFTLLIATLSVSVNAFADSLPERIDNFTKLFDHEMAIESYDIRLLQADYPTRLIMPSSMLPQTAEYPLKDIQRLYRLSKTCSGKLPLSPLITEPLVFTRAMCKGTKLSDRWFTRSGLIHPGGGSYAARYVELYPEKFDSLKRYMHIQERPNTEHDELLSRLQKMDNEAITALLAGASMFVELDEMWVKRGDRYYLYKESVWNENATLAGLAFSLSSEGNSCFVQRGNVCWEIEDHSELLQIAMFILVIANILLVLGWAVYRWNSKKQEMKSRMLVLQILTHELRTPIASLSLTVEGFRREFEHLPESVYDEFRRLCEDTRRLRQLAEASKDYLQSDNQPLATEWVPSVEEWLQYKVEEDFAPGIELRVNKDIAAKVNVYWLGTCIDNLIRNAVKYGVAPVILELNTSDKKLTFKVIDNGDLSRKDWGQLRKPFVSKSGLGLGLTIVESMVGKMGGHMTLIGPPTTFILEIPCETDIASR